ACAGTCGAAATCGGGGACAATGCTGAAGAAGAGATTTTAATTTCATCCTTAAGAAAACTGGGGTATCCTCAAGTCGACGATGAAATATCGAATATAGAAAGCGCGGTGATGAAAGGAAAAAGTTTCGTTTCCTGTGCTATTGGAAAATTCAATCCAACGAAGGAGAAGCAATGAGTCTGATGAAAGCACCGGAGAACACTCCGGTTTGGACCGATGAAAATCGATGCAAAGCATGCGACATCTGTGTTGCCGTATGCCCTGCGGGCGTACTGGCCATGCGTTACGATCCCCACACCATTCTGGGACAGATGATTACCGTCGTCGAGCCCGATTCCTGCATCGGATGCAACGAATGTGAACTCTCATGCCCCGATTTCGCTATTTTCGTAGCGGACAAGAAAGAGTACAAGTTCGCCAAACTGACCGAGCAGGCGAAAGAGCGCGCGAAGAAGATCGCCGAAAACAACTATATGGTTCTCGGTGCCTAACAAAGGAGAAAAAATATGAGTGACAAAAGAGAATTGATATCTTCCGGTAACGAACTTTCCGCCATTGCAGCGGTCGACGCCGGCTGTATGTTCTTCGCCGGATATCCTATTACCCCGTCGAGTGAAATCATGCATACGATTTCCGACCTCTTGCCGAAAGTTGGCGGTGCGGCCATTCAGATGGAAGATGAAATCGGCGGAGTCTGTGCCGCTATCGGTGCGGGAATGAGCGGTGTCCGATCCCTGACGGCGACATCCGGTCCCGGAATCTCCCTCAAAGCGGAGAACCTGGGCCTTGCACAGATGGCGGAAGTGCCGTTGGTGGTGGTCAACGTCATGCG
This genomic interval from Hydrogenimonas urashimensis contains the following:
- a CDS encoding heavy-metal-associated domain-containing protein; this translates as MLKTYEVANIRCEGCAATIKKALSGHFGNSVVIDLSVMPRKVTVEIGDNAEEEILISSLRKLGYPQVDDEISNIESAVMKGKSFVSCAIGKFNPTKEKQ
- a CDS encoding 4Fe-4S dicluster domain-containing protein — its product is MSLMKAPENTPVWTDENRCKACDICVAVCPAGVLAMRYDPHTILGQMITVVEPDSCIGCNECELSCPDFAIFVADKKEYKFAKLTEQAKERAKKIAENNYMVLGA